One Euphorbia lathyris chromosome 1, ddEupLath1.1, whole genome shotgun sequence DNA segment encodes these proteins:
- the LOC136203748 gene encoding uncharacterized protein, which translates to MLVLSMNSKRQRRPNVRLGEIGDVPAAFACGFSQRNQEILGHQTCENHLLNPNDINQGHIYEFALETISPKSSADMLQNRENNNPNSSKSAFEVLNSDDINMAKLKLNFGTITRKCRVMKRRSRNTNVANDVFSHVWSSKISSEDRKDCNLKDFVRFSSDEFNDYVPANGFKDSLDHETSATSKDALRFDAEELTNNEDVCDEGNNMSPVSDNVWDEMNSGGTDVNSVSRWLEEKGFGKYAGMFEMHEVDEEALVLLTLEDLKEIGVFAVGSRRKLYNAIQQLRTSDVCIENTST; encoded by the coding sequence atgttaGTTCTAAGCATGAATTCAAAAAGGCAGCGGCGCCCAAATGTTAGGTTAGGGGAAATAGGGGATGTTCCTGCAGCTTTTGCCTGTGGATTCTCTCAGAGAAACCAGGAAATTTTAGGGCACCAGACTTGTGAAAATCATCTGCTAAACCCCAATGATATTAACCAGGGTCACATATATGAGTTTGCTCTGGAAACTATTTCTCCCAAGAGTTCAGCAGATATGCTGCAGAACAGAGAGAATAATAATCCAAACTCTTCAAAATCAGCTTTTGAAGTCCTAAACTCTGATGATATCAATATGGCCAAGCTGAAATTGAATTTCGGCACCATAACCAGGAAATGTAGAGTCATGAAGAGACGAAGCCGCAACACAAATGTGGCTAATGATGTTTTTAGCCATGTTTGGAGTTCTAAAATTAGTAGTGAAGATAGAAAAGACTGCAATTTGAAGGACTTTGTGAGGTTttcttcagatgaattcaatgaTTATGTCCCTGCTAATGGCTTTAAGGACTCACTAGACCACGAAACATCAGCTACGAGTAAAGATGCTCTCAGGTTCGACGCAGAAGAACTTACCAACAATGAGGATGTCTGTGATGAAGGGAATAATATGTCTCCTGTATCTGATAATGTTTGGGATGAGATGAATTCTGGAGGTACAGATGTAAATAGTGTCTCGAGATGGTTAGAGGAGAAAGGGTTCGGTAAATACGCTGGTATGTTCGAAATGCACGAAGTAGATGAGGAAGCTTTGGTGTTACTTACTCTTGAAGATCTGAAAGAGATAGGTGTGTTTGCTGTCGGGTCTCGAAGGAAGCTTTACAATGCAATACAACAACTGAGAACAAGTGATGTTTGTATTGAGAATACAAGTACATGA